Proteins encoded together in one Hymenobacter monticola window:
- a CDS encoding DUF6728 family protein, whose product MNGKNLFNFGPVLGYYFRKNDPNRKSNFNLKTMHFINKLSLAMFLICLVVMFVRYILPAFTR is encoded by the coding sequence ATGAACGGTAAAAACCTTTTCAACTTCGGCCCCGTGCTCGGTTATTACTTCCGCAAGAACGACCCGAACCGTAAGAGTAACTTCAACCTCAAGACCATGCACTTCATCAACAAGCTCAGCTTGGCGATGTTCCTGATTTGCCTGGTGGTGATGTTTGTGCGCTATATTCTGCCTGCCTTCACGCGCTAA
- a CDS encoding thioredoxin family protein, translating to MKKLLPYFTLCFALLLSSFIARPTADGYQVGDKATDFKLKNIDGKMVSLADDKTAKGYIVVFTCNTCPFAKAYESRIVDLNTKYSPKGYPVVAINPNDPAVAPGDSYADMQKKKYAFPYLVDESQQVARTYGATRTPHLYVLTRQGNDFVVSYIGAIDDNSEDAKLVKTKYVENAMTEILAGKPATTNSTKAIGCTIKWKRA from the coding sequence ATGAAAAAGCTCCTGCCCTACTTCACGCTCTGTTTTGCCCTGCTGCTGAGCAGCTTCATTGCCCGTCCCACCGCCGACGGCTACCAAGTGGGCGACAAAGCCACTGATTTCAAGCTGAAAAACATCGACGGCAAAATGGTGTCGCTGGCCGACGACAAGACCGCCAAGGGCTACATCGTGGTGTTCACCTGCAACACCTGCCCCTTCGCCAAAGCCTACGAAAGCCGCATCGTGGACCTGAACACTAAGTACTCGCCTAAAGGTTACCCCGTGGTAGCCATCAACCCCAACGACCCGGCCGTGGCCCCCGGCGACTCCTACGCCGACATGCAGAAAAAGAAGTACGCTTTCCCCTATCTGGTTGATGAATCGCAGCAGGTGGCCAGAACCTATGGCGCCACCCGTACGCCCCACCTTTACGTTCTCACCCGCCAGGGCAACGACTTCGTGGTGAGCTACATCGGCGCCATTGATGACAATTCGGAAGACGCTAAGCTGGTGAAAACGAAATATGTCGAAAACGCCATGACCGAAATCCTGGCTGGCAAACCCGCCACCACCAATTCGACCAAGGCCATCGGCTGCACCATCAAGTGGAAGCGGGCGTAG
- a CDS encoding phytanoyl-CoA dioxygenase family protein has product MLQEASATQFAENGFAVLPDLYAPDEVAALLRTVERAPISGPNFRRSQEVFAIRDLVGEVPALWPLLDTAALRQLLEQLFPAGCQLVKAIYFDKPAGSNWLVAWHQDLMINVNQRAELHGFGPWTSKPEGVSVQPPVAVLENVVTLRLHLDDCDGTNGALKVVPGSHQRGVVPAATIADLTPEATVCAVPAGGVMLMKPLLLHASNRSTSNRPRRVMHLEFASVELPAGLAWREGKRLMT; this is encoded by the coding sequence ATGCTCCAAGAGGCGAGTGCCACGCAGTTTGCCGAAAACGGATTTGCCGTGCTGCCGGACCTGTATGCGCCGGATGAAGTAGCTGCTTTGCTGCGCACGGTGGAGCGGGCGCCCATTAGCGGCCCCAACTTCCGGCGCAGCCAGGAGGTGTTTGCCATCCGGGATTTGGTGGGTGAAGTGCCGGCGCTATGGCCGCTGCTCGATACGGCGGCCCTGCGGCAGCTTTTGGAGCAGTTGTTTCCGGCTGGCTGCCAGCTGGTGAAGGCCATTTATTTCGACAAACCTGCCGGCTCGAACTGGCTGGTGGCCTGGCACCAGGACTTGATGATAAATGTGAACCAGCGCGCCGAATTGCACGGTTTTGGCCCCTGGACCAGTAAGCCGGAGGGCGTGTCGGTGCAGCCACCGGTGGCGGTATTGGAAAACGTGGTGACCCTGCGCCTTCACCTCGACGACTGCGACGGCACCAATGGCGCGCTGAAAGTGGTGCCCGGCTCGCACCAACGTGGGGTGGTACCGGCCGCCACCATTGCGGACCTCACGCCGGAAGCTACCGTCTGCGCCGTACCAGCCGGCGGCGTTATGCTGATGAAGCCGCTGCTGCTCCACGCCTCCAACCGCAGCACCAGCAACCGGCCGCGCCGAGTGATGCACTTGGAGTTTGCGTCGGTGGAACTGCCCGCGGGACTGGCTTGGCGCGAAGGCAAACGGCTGATGACGTAG
- a CDS encoding SDR family oxidoreductase, translating to MVNPMNKYPKPPFKGQSQPWPGLASQMDPRPDHGEKSYKGSGRLQGRKALITGGDSGMGRAAAIAYAREGADVAINYLPAEEADAKEVIALIKAEGRKGIAIPGDLREEAFCQRLVAEAVRQLGGLDIVVNNAARQQQRQSILELTSADFDATMKTNIYAPFWIIKAALPHLPAGASIIGTASEQAYDPSPNLYDYAQTKAATMNYVKSLAKQLAPKGIRVNAVAPGPIWTPLQVSGGSTQENLKEFGAKSPMGRPGQPAELASIYVQLAANDASYTTGHVYGAAGGGGQP from the coding sequence ATGGTCAATCCGATGAATAAGTACCCCAAGCCGCCGTTCAAAGGACAGTCGCAACCCTGGCCCGGCCTGGCCAGCCAAATGGACCCGCGCCCCGACCACGGCGAAAAAAGCTACAAAGGCTCGGGCCGCCTGCAAGGCCGCAAGGCCCTGATAACCGGTGGCGACTCCGGCATGGGCCGCGCCGCCGCCATTGCCTACGCCCGCGAAGGCGCCGACGTGGCCATCAACTACCTGCCGGCCGAGGAGGCCGACGCCAAAGAAGTCATTGCCCTAATAAAAGCCGAAGGCCGCAAGGGCATCGCCATTCCCGGCGACCTGCGCGAGGAGGCCTTCTGCCAGCGGCTGGTGGCCGAGGCCGTGCGCCAGCTCGGCGGGCTCGACATCGTGGTGAACAACGCCGCGCGGCAGCAGCAGCGCCAGTCCATTCTGGAGCTGACGAGTGCTGACTTTGATGCCACCATGAAAACCAACATCTACGCGCCGTTCTGGATTATTAAAGCGGCCCTGCCTCACCTGCCAGCCGGCGCGTCCATCATCGGCACGGCTTCGGAGCAGGCATACGACCCCTCGCCCAACCTCTATGACTACGCCCAAACCAAGGCCGCCACGATGAACTACGTGAAGTCATTGGCTAAACAGCTCGCGCCCAAAGGCATCCGGGTGAACGCTGTAGCGCCCGGCCCCATCTGGACGCCTTTGCAAGTAAGCGGCGGCTCGACGCAGGAAAACCTGAAAGAGTTTGGGGCCAAGTCGCCCATGGGCCGGCCCGGCCAGCCGGCCGAGCTGGCGTCCATTTACGTGCAGCTGGCGGCTAATGACGCGAGCTATACCACGGGGCATGTCTACGGGGCTGCGGGCGGCGGCGGCCAGCCGTAA
- the ispG gene encoding (E)-4-hydroxy-3-methylbut-2-enyl-diphosphate synthase, which yields MNKTYCPSLTEYKRRVARVVNVGGVPMGGDFPIRVQSMTTVDTMDTLGSVEQTLRMVEAGCEYVRITAPSMKEAQNLLEIKKQLRARGCNVPLVADIHFTPNAAELAARIVEKVRVNPGNYADKKKFEEIEYTDATYAAEVERIRERFRPLVKICKQYGTAMRIGTNHGSLSDRILSRYGDTPLGMVESALEFLRLCEEENYYDVVLSMKASNTQVMVQAYRLLVQKLDAEGLQPYPLHLGVTEAGEAEDGRIKSAVGIGTLLEDGLGDTVRVSLTEAPEAEAPVARLLIDRYTGRAAVAQPIRPLVSEEPIDPFQYHRRTTHEVANFGGLNVPRVISDLSRLPRREYADLRAAGHLYSPFLDKFQMSDLGADYIYTGERPVPYMLPNGLKEVVTYTAWKDAGRRLDHFPLMTAGSYLEDTPAARHPQLNFLILEPNALDQRLLDYLRTDRTVVLVLDTPNPHAMPDLRRAFFELINHGVTCPVVIARFYGPESVEKTQLDAATDVGGLLIDGLGDGVVLGARMLPVDRPQEDWLRDMDMLNQLSFGILQAARTRMSKTEYISCPSCGRTLFDLQETTAMIRKRTDHLKGIKIGIMGCIVNGPGEMADADYGYVGVGKGKISLYRGQEVIKKAVPEEAAVDELIELMREDGKWIEKEVVGEPAGA from the coding sequence ATGAACAAAACGTATTGCCCCAGCCTGACCGAGTACAAGCGCCGCGTAGCCCGCGTAGTGAACGTGGGCGGCGTGCCCATGGGCGGCGACTTTCCCATCCGCGTGCAAAGCATGACCACCGTGGACACGATGGACACGCTGGGTTCGGTGGAGCAGACGCTACGCATGGTGGAGGCCGGCTGCGAATACGTGCGCATCACCGCGCCCAGCATGAAAGAGGCCCAGAACCTGCTGGAAATCAAGAAGCAGCTGCGCGCCCGCGGCTGCAACGTGCCGCTGGTGGCCGACATTCACTTCACGCCCAACGCCGCCGAGCTGGCCGCCCGCATCGTGGAGAAAGTGCGCGTGAACCCCGGCAACTACGCCGACAAAAAGAAATTTGAGGAGATTGAATACACCGACGCCACCTACGCAGCCGAGGTGGAACGCATCCGCGAGCGGTTCCGGCCGCTGGTGAAAATCTGCAAGCAGTACGGCACTGCTATGCGCATCGGCACCAACCACGGCTCGCTGAGCGACCGGATTCTGAGCCGGTATGGTGATACTCCATTGGGCATGGTGGAGTCGGCGCTGGAGTTTCTACGCCTTTGCGAAGAAGAAAATTATTACGACGTGGTGCTGAGCATGAAGGCCAGCAACACACAAGTGATGGTGCAGGCCTACCGCCTGCTGGTGCAAAAGCTCGATGCCGAAGGCCTGCAGCCCTACCCGCTGCACCTGGGCGTGACGGAGGCCGGCGAGGCCGAAGACGGCCGCATCAAGAGCGCCGTGGGCATCGGCACGCTGCTCGAAGACGGCCTCGGCGACACCGTGCGCGTGAGCCTCACCGAAGCCCCCGAAGCCGAGGCGCCCGTGGCCCGCCTGCTCATTGACCGCTACACCGGGCGGGCCGCGGTGGCCCAGCCCATCCGGCCGCTGGTGAGCGAGGAGCCCATCGACCCCTTCCAGTACCACCGCCGCACCACTCACGAAGTGGCCAACTTCGGCGGGCTGAACGTGCCGCGCGTGATATCGGATTTGTCGCGCCTGCCGCGCCGCGAGTACGCCGACCTGCGCGCCGCCGGGCACCTGTATTCGCCGTTTCTGGACAAATTTCAAATGTCGGACCTCGGGGCCGACTACATCTACACCGGCGAGCGGCCGGTGCCATACATGCTGCCCAACGGCCTGAAGGAAGTCGTCACCTACACGGCCTGGAAAGATGCCGGCCGCCGCCTCGACCACTTCCCGCTGATGACGGCGGGCTCTTACCTGGAAGACACGCCCGCCGCTCGTCACCCGCAACTCAACTTCCTGATACTTGAGCCAAATGCCCTCGACCAGCGCCTGCTCGACTACCTGCGCACCGACCGCACCGTGGTGCTGGTGCTCGACACGCCCAACCCGCACGCCATGCCCGACCTGCGTCGGGCCTTCTTCGAGCTGATTAATCATGGCGTGACCTGCCCGGTCGTCATTGCCCGGTTCTACGGGCCGGAGTCGGTGGAGAAAACCCAGCTCGACGCCGCCACCGATGTGGGCGGCCTGCTCATTGATGGCCTGGGCGATGGCGTGGTGCTGGGCGCCCGCATGCTGCCCGTCGACCGGCCCCAGGAAGACTGGCTGCGCGACATGGACATGCTCAATCAGCTTTCGTTCGGCATCCTACAGGCAGCCCGCACCCGCATGAGCAAAACCGAATACATCAGCTGCCCCAGCTGCGGCCGCACCCTGTTCGACCTGCAGGAAACCACAGCCATGATTCGCAAGCGTACCGACCACCTCAAGGGCATCAAAATCGGCATCATGGGCTGCATCGTGAACGGTCCTGGCGAAATGGCCGACGCCGACTACGGGTACGTGGGCGTGGGCAAGGGCAAAATCTCCCTCTACCGCGGCCAGGAAGTCATCAAGAAAGCCGTGCCCGAGGAAGCCGCCGTGGATGAGCTTATTGAGCTCATGCGCGAGGATGGCAAGTGGATTGAGAAGGAAGTGGTGGGGGAGCCGGCGGGAGCGTGA
- a CDS encoding nuclear transport factor 2 family protein, with protein sequence MNQLTTSLLLTGLLAAAATPAHAQKASPETEAVQQTVNAFFDGMRRGDSTAVRRTLAPAAVFHDFGGKAGQPPTLEIESINGFLKAVGTPHPAVWDERITFERVLIDASLASVWTPYEFYAGSKFSHCGYNSFQLVKLADGWKIAHIIDTRRKEKCK encoded by the coding sequence ATGAACCAACTCACTACCTCCCTCCTGCTCACGGGTCTATTGGCAGCTGCCGCGACTCCGGCCCACGCCCAAAAAGCTTCTCCAGAAACAGAAGCCGTGCAGCAAACCGTTAATGCTTTTTTTGACGGCATGCGACGGGGCGACAGCACCGCCGTGCGCCGCACGCTGGCCCCGGCGGCCGTTTTCCACGACTTTGGCGGCAAGGCGGGCCAGCCGCCCACCCTGGAAATCGAATCCATCAACGGCTTCCTGAAAGCCGTGGGCACGCCTCACCCCGCCGTCTGGGATGAGCGGATTACGTTCGAGCGGGTGCTCATCGATGCCAGTCTGGCCAGCGTGTGGACACCTTACGAGTTCTATGCAGGCAGCAAATTCAGCCATTGCGGCTACAACTCGTTCCAGTTAGTGAAGCTGGCCGACGGCTGGAAAATTGCGCACATCATCGACACGCGCCGCAAGGAAAAGTGTAAGTAG
- a CDS encoding discoidin domain-containing protein has translation MKNKIVYLTGLLGLWLLTALPTQAQNLALGKTATASSANQPASRAIDGDGNTRWESASNDNQQFTVDLGSVQTIDRVRLSWENAYGKDFTVQVSSNNTSWTTVATVTGNATTYNDFTNLATSGRYVKMVGTARATSYGYSLYEFEVFGTSPGPGSNLALGKTAVASSDQGGFEPAKAFDANNTSRWGSTYNDNQWLYVDLGRTANITQVNLIWEIAYGKDFRLEVSSDATNWTTAKTIINTTSHVNELALSASGRYVRMFGLTRNTGYGFSLYEMQVLGSYVAPLPVELTAFQATAAGAAVDLTWRTATEKNNVGFEVERSANGEAFAKLARLDGAGTSQTPRSYRYRDAAPLGGVSYYRLRQVDADGTAHYSPVQTVTRTAPAAIAAYPNPTANLAIIAWPPTEAVATRWLLTNAMGQPVGTAVLAAPGNFTLDLSAYKAGTYYLTVFAGEQVLGRTKVQKVQ, from the coding sequence ATGAAAAACAAAATTGTATACCTGACGGGTCTGCTAGGCCTTTGGCTCCTGACGGCCCTGCCCACGCAAGCCCAGAACTTGGCCCTCGGCAAAACGGCAACCGCTTCTTCGGCAAATCAACCCGCCAGCCGGGCCATCGACGGCGACGGCAACACCCGTTGGGAAAGCGCCTCCAACGACAATCAGCAGTTTACCGTCGACCTGGGTTCCGTGCAAACCATTGACCGGGTCCGGTTGAGTTGGGAGAATGCCTACGGCAAGGATTTCACCGTGCAGGTATCAAGCAACAACACCTCCTGGACCACGGTGGCCACGGTGACCGGCAACGCCACCACCTACAATGACTTTACTAACCTAGCCACCTCTGGCCGATATGTGAAAATGGTGGGTACGGCTCGGGCTACCAGCTACGGCTACTCGTTGTACGAGTTCGAAGTATTCGGCACCTCGCCCGGGCCGGGCAGCAACCTGGCCTTAGGCAAAACGGCCGTGGCCTCATCGGACCAGGGCGGGTTTGAGCCGGCCAAGGCGTTCGATGCCAATAACACCTCGCGCTGGGGCAGCACTTACAACGACAACCAATGGCTGTACGTGGACCTGGGCCGTACCGCCAACATCACCCAGGTAAACCTGATTTGGGAAATTGCCTACGGTAAGGATTTTCGCCTGGAGGTATCGAGCGACGCTACGAACTGGACCACCGCTAAGACGATAATCAACACCACCAGCCACGTCAATGAACTAGCCCTCTCGGCCAGCGGGCGCTACGTGCGCATGTTCGGCCTGACCCGAAACACCGGCTACGGCTTTTCGCTCTACGAAATGCAGGTGCTGGGCAGCTACGTAGCCCCGCTGCCCGTCGAGTTGACGGCTTTTCAGGCCACGGCGGCCGGCGCGGCTGTAGACCTGACCTGGCGCACCGCTACGGAGAAAAACAACGTGGGCTTCGAGGTAGAGCGCTCTGCCAACGGCGAGGCCTTCGCCAAACTAGCTCGCCTAGACGGAGCTGGCACCAGCCAGACACCCCGCAGCTACCGTTACCGCGACGCCGCGCCGCTGGGTGGCGTGAGCTACTACCGTCTCCGGCAGGTGGATGCCGACGGCACGGCCCACTACAGCCCGGTACAAACTGTGACGCGCACCGCCCCTGCCGCCATTGCCGCCTATCCCAACCCTACCGCCAACCTGGCCATCATTGCTTGGCCCCCTACCGAAGCTGTGGCCACGCGCTGGCTCCTGACCAACGCTATGGGCCAGCCCGTAGGCACGGCGGTGCTGGCCGCGCCCGGCAATTTCACCTTAGACCTGAGTGCTTATAAGGCCGGTACCTACTACCTCACCGTATTTGCCGGCGAGCAGGTGCTCGGCCGCACCAAGGTGCAGAAAGTGCAGTAG
- a CDS encoding TlpA disulfide reductase family protein, which produces MSIPKSIALAASILLSAPTFAQNVAVVKFPELQKRLARPSDTTYVVNFWATWCAPCVKELPGFEQLRAANAGKKVKVLLISMDYASQLDKKVKPFVKQRGLKSEVLLLNESDPNSWMDKLDAKWSGALPFTLIVNNKTKQRATFEQELSQAELTAALQKFPK; this is translated from the coding sequence ATGAGCATTCCAAAATCTATTGCATTGGCGGCGAGCATCCTCCTATCAGCGCCGACCTTCGCGCAAAACGTCGCCGTTGTCAAGTTTCCGGAGTTGCAAAAGCGGCTGGCGCGGCCCTCTGACACCACCTACGTGGTGAATTTCTGGGCTACCTGGTGCGCCCCCTGCGTTAAGGAGCTGCCAGGCTTCGAGCAGTTGCGGGCGGCCAACGCGGGCAAGAAGGTGAAGGTGTTGCTGATTAGCATGGATTATGCCTCGCAGCTTGATAAGAAAGTCAAGCCCTTCGTGAAGCAGCGCGGGCTAAAATCGGAAGTGCTGCTGCTGAATGAGTCTGACCCGAATTCATGGATGGACAAGCTGGATGCGAAATGGTCGGGTGCGCTGCCGTTCACGCTCATTGTCAACAACAAAACCAAGCAGCGCGCTACATTTGAGCAGGAGCTTTCGCAGGCAGAGCTAACCGCCGCTTTGCAGAAATTTCCGAAATAG
- a CDS encoding NAD(P)H-quinone oxidoreductase, translating into MKAIVIQQAGGPEVLQLQEQPLPQPAAHEVLVRIQAAGVNRPDVLMRQGKYGGVTDVAGMVPGLEIAGTVEACGADATRWQPGDAVCALLPAGGYAEYAVVDARHCLPVPTGLSMVEAAALPETVFTVWHNVFQRGALQPGETLLVHGGSSGIGTTAIQLARALGSRVAATAGDETKCSACRELGADWAINYKAEDFEQVLNEEGADVILDMIGGDYTAKNLRLLKDDGRLVFVNAMQGGNGEFNALEVMRRRLSITGSTLRPRSAEFKAGLAAEVKKRVWPLIAVGKFRPVIHQTFPLAEAAAAHKLMESSAHIGKIVLEVKV; encoded by the coding sequence ATGAAAGCAATTGTTATTCAACAGGCGGGTGGTCCGGAGGTGCTGCAGCTACAGGAGCAGCCGCTGCCCCAGCCAGCGGCGCATGAGGTATTGGTCCGCATACAGGCCGCGGGCGTGAACCGGCCCGACGTGCTGATGCGGCAGGGCAAATACGGTGGCGTAACCGACGTGGCCGGCATGGTGCCCGGCCTGGAAATAGCCGGCACTGTGGAGGCCTGCGGGGCCGATGCCACGCGTTGGCAACCCGGCGATGCGGTGTGCGCCCTGCTGCCTGCCGGCGGCTACGCCGAGTATGCGGTGGTTGATGCTCGTCATTGCCTGCCTGTGCCGACCGGACTAAGCATGGTGGAAGCGGCTGCGTTGCCCGAAACCGTGTTTACGGTCTGGCACAATGTGTTTCAGCGCGGGGCCCTGCAGCCGGGCGAGACGCTGCTGGTGCACGGCGGCAGCAGCGGCATTGGCACCACGGCCATTCAGCTGGCACGGGCGCTGGGCAGCCGGGTAGCCGCCACCGCCGGCGACGAGACCAAGTGCAGCGCCTGCCGCGAGTTGGGCGCCGACTGGGCCATCAACTACAAAGCCGAGGACTTTGAGCAAGTTCTCAACGAAGAAGGCGCCGACGTCATCCTGGACATGATTGGCGGCGACTACACCGCCAAAAACCTGCGCCTGCTCAAGGACGACGGCCGGCTGGTATTCGTAAATGCCATGCAAGGCGGCAATGGCGAATTCAACGCGCTGGAAGTGATGCGGCGGCGGCTGAGCATCACGGGCAGCACGCTGCGTCCGCGCTCCGCTGAGTTTAAAGCAGGGCTTGCAGCGGAAGTAAAAAAGCGCGTTTGGCCGCTGATTGCGGTGGGCAAATTCCGGCCGGTTATCCATCAAACATTCCCGCTTGCTGAGGCAGCGGCGGCGCATAAGCTAATGGAGAGCAGCGCACATATCGGGAAAATTGTGCTGGAGGTGAAAGTATAA
- a CDS encoding MmcQ/YjbR family DNA-binding protein, with translation MNIEDFRDYCLLKPGVTEETPFGPETLVFKVGGKVFALTDIDTFGSINLKCDPERAVELREAHDYVLPGYHMNKKHWNTVLIGTGIPGGQLRELIDHSYDLVRASLPKAIKATLEM, from the coding sequence ATGAACATTGAGGATTTTCGCGACTACTGCCTGCTCAAGCCCGGCGTGACCGAAGAAACTCCTTTCGGCCCCGAAACGCTGGTGTTCAAAGTTGGCGGCAAAGTCTTCGCCCTCACCGATATCGACACCTTCGGCAGCATCAACCTGAAGTGCGACCCCGAGCGCGCCGTGGAGCTGCGCGAGGCGCACGACTACGTGCTGCCCGGCTACCACATGAACAAGAAGCACTGGAATACAGTACTCATCGGCACCGGTATTCCAGGCGGCCAGCTCCGCGAGCTGATTGACCACTCATATGATTTGGTGCGGGCATCGTTGCCGAAAGCGATAAAGGCAACGTTGGAAATGTAG
- a CDS encoding M14 family metallopeptidase, giving the protein MGLPTHAQTADAAGPLLTPDQFLGYKLGTQFTPHAEMLRYVAHVVAHSPSRMKLVRYGKTYENRPLEVVQVASADNFGRLEDVRRNNLRLAGLESGAGQRQQPAVCWLSYNVHGNEAVSSEAVMQVLYDLANPQDQQAQEWLKNTVVLVDPCINPDGHDRYVNWYNRVRNLTPNAEPDAWEHREPWPGGRFNHYYFDLNRDWAWQTQQETRQRIALYNQWLPQVHADFHEMGPNNTYYFSPAARPYHADLTAWQRQFQGVLGDYNKVAFDKNNWLYFTREVYDLYAPTYGDTWPSFNGAIGMTYEQGGGPAGGLAYARLDGDTLTLTQRIAHHHAASRATIQATAERHDDLLREFQSYFANAANKPRGEFKSYVIGAGNDPGQLRAFTQYLDRNQIRYGYASKRTKTKGFSYLSGKTGDVTVEPHDVVISMYQPKSTLVKVLFEPKPQLEDSLTYDITSWALPYAFGLKAYAVPGRLDAAANAPATASVKGSAATDDRPYAYLARWSSLQDVRFLSRLLQQKVKVRYAEKVFESEGQRYAPGTLIITRTGNEGLGARFDQLVRAQADSAGTTVMAVKSGFSTSGRDLGSSSVHFVRKPTVAVVAGPSVDPTAFGEVWHFFEQQLGYPLTVLGTDYLSRVSLNKYDVLILPNGGYNDVYNDRNLENLKAWVRDGGRLIALEGAAKFLSGKKDFLLKPKTTDSTAIKKELKANPYRLLRRYGDAEREEAEEAVQGSIYRVQLDNSHPLAFGYGDTYFSLVRNPLNYNFLGKGGWNVGVIKKDSYSAGFTGTKARKELTDTFVVGAQDMGRGEVIYLGDNPLFRAFWQGGKLMFGNAVFLVGQ; this is encoded by the coding sequence TTGGGCCTCCCCACCCACGCCCAAACTGCCGACGCAGCCGGCCCGCTGCTCACGCCCGACCAGTTCCTGGGCTACAAGCTCGGCACGCAGTTCACGCCGCACGCCGAGATGCTGCGCTACGTGGCCCACGTGGTGGCCCACTCCCCCAGCCGCATGAAGCTGGTGCGCTACGGCAAAACCTACGAAAACCGTCCGCTGGAAGTGGTGCAGGTGGCCAGCGCCGACAACTTCGGCCGGCTGGAAGACGTGCGCCGCAACAACCTGCGCTTGGCCGGCTTGGAAAGCGGCGCCGGCCAGCGACAGCAGCCCGCCGTGTGCTGGCTGAGCTACAACGTGCACGGCAACGAGGCCGTGAGTTCCGAAGCCGTGATGCAGGTGCTCTACGACCTGGCCAACCCGCAGGACCAGCAGGCTCAGGAGTGGCTGAAAAACACCGTCGTCCTCGTCGACCCTTGCATCAACCCCGACGGCCACGACCGGTACGTGAACTGGTACAACCGCGTGCGCAACCTCACGCCCAACGCCGAGCCCGACGCCTGGGAACACCGCGAGCCCTGGCCCGGCGGCCGCTTCAACCACTATTATTTCGACCTAAACCGCGACTGGGCCTGGCAAACCCAGCAGGAAACCCGCCAGCGCATCGCCCTCTACAACCAGTGGCTGCCCCAGGTGCACGCCGACTTCCACGAGATGGGCCCGAACAATACCTACTACTTCTCGCCCGCCGCCCGCCCCTACCACGCCGACCTCACGGCCTGGCAGCGCCAGTTTCAGGGCGTGCTGGGCGACTACAACAAAGTGGCTTTCGACAAGAACAACTGGCTGTATTTCACCCGCGAAGTATACGACCTCTACGCCCCCACCTACGGCGATACCTGGCCCAGCTTCAACGGCGCCATTGGCATGACGTATGAGCAGGGCGGTGGCCCCGCCGGCGGCCTGGCCTATGCCCGCCTCGACGGCGACACCCTGACACTGACCCAGCGCATTGCCCACCACCACGCCGCCAGCCGCGCCACCATTCAAGCCACCGCCGAGCGGCACGACGACCTGCTGCGCGAGTTTCAGAGCTATTTCGCTAATGCGGCCAATAAGCCCCGGGGCGAGTTCAAAAGCTACGTCATCGGGGCCGGCAACGACCCCGGCCAGCTCCGCGCCTTCACCCAATACCTCGACCGCAACCAGATTCGCTACGGCTACGCCTCCAAGCGCACCAAAACCAAGGGCTTCAGCTACCTCAGCGGCAAAACCGGCGATGTGACCGTGGAGCCACACGATGTGGTTATCAGCATGTACCAGCCCAAATCGACGCTGGTAAAGGTGCTATTCGAGCCCAAGCCCCAGCTTGAAGACTCGCTCACCTACGACATCACTTCCTGGGCCCTGCCCTACGCCTTTGGCCTGAAAGCCTACGCCGTGCCCGGCCGCCTCGACGCTGCGGCCAACGCCCCCGCTACCGCCAGCGTGAAGGGAAGCGCCGCCACCGACGACCGCCCCTACGCCTACCTCGCCCGCTGGAGCAGCCTGCAGGATGTGCGCTTCCTGAGCCGCCTGCTGCAACAGAAAGTGAAGGTGCGCTACGCCGAAAAGGTCTTCGAGTCGGAAGGGCAGCGGTACGCGCCCGGCACGCTCATCATCACCCGCACCGGCAACGAGGGCCTCGGCGCGCGGTTCGACCAGCTGGTGCGGGCCCAGGCCGACTCGGCCGGCACCACCGTCATGGCCGTGAAATCGGGCTTTTCAACCTCGGGGCGTGACCTGGGCTCCAGCTCGGTGCACTTCGTGCGCAAACCCACGGTGGCCGTGGTGGCCGGCCCAAGCGTAGACCCCACGGCTTTTGGCGAGGTGTGGCACTTCTTCGAGCAGCAGCTCGGCTACCCGCTCACGGTGCTCGGCACCGACTACCTCAGCCGCGTTTCGCTGAATAAATACGACGTCCTCATCCTGCCCAACGGCGGCTACAACGACGTGTACAACGACCGCAACCTCGAAAACCTGAAAGCCTGGGTGCGCGACGGCGGCCGCCTCATCGCCCTCGAAGGCGCCGCCAAATTCCTGTCCGGCAAGAAGGACTTTCTGCTCAAGCCCAAAACCACCGACTCCACCGCCATCAAAAAGGAGCTGAAAGCCAACCCCTACCGCCTGCTGCGCCGCTACGGCGACGCCGAGCGTGAGGAAGCCGAAGAGGCCGTGCAGGGCAGCATCTACCGTGTTCAGCTCGACAACTCCCACCCCCTGGCCTTCGGCTACGGCGACACCTATTTTTCACTGGTCCGCAACCCGCTCAACTACAACTTCCTGGGCAAAGGGGGCTGGAACGTGGGCGTCATCAAGAAAGACAGCTATTCGGCAGGCTTCACCGGCACCAAGGCCCGCAAGGAGCTCACCGATACTTTTGTAGTCGGTGCGCAGGACATGGGTCGTGGCGAGGTAATATACCTGGGCGACAACCCATTGTTCCGCGCCTTCTGGCAGGGCGGCAAGCTGATGTTTGGCAACGCCGTGTTTTTGGTGGGGCAGTAA